A section of the Malania oleifera isolate guangnan ecotype guangnan chromosome 2, ASM2987363v1, whole genome shotgun sequence genome encodes:
- the LOC131149431 gene encoding uncharacterized protein LOC131149431 isoform X2 has protein sequence MAVADLHNLSVIESSFLRESQPSSSRQSSDEGRASARASSLLQMWRELEDEHLVSHAQDRERLQRQRTDAFNADLLILNLPESQGSEQRGSSEAATESENECETWSQGQTDSRNYHEDRNSSIWEQSHDFGEVERERVRQIFREWMTSGAGEHTSGVPQRNSNSRAQWLGENERERVRVVREWIQMTSEHRANYGSSSDEQADEICAQIERVRDGLVVNHFEGQTEHARRDIRRLCGRQALLDMLLRSQRERQGELQGLLEHRAVSNFAYRNRIQSLLRGRFLRNGRLVKEERPTSVAASELGLLRQRHTVSGLRGGFFSRLDSIGHGHVSTDNSDISSNNEINGFGSEGQADSSQEVLGEVTEQSVHDVEESDIHGLSGNTQHLGGNTVNDVNYDESAAAGGVWQEQVSENEERDWQQTAAIEFSDGRESSGEDMDGNLHGSASNEWFQETSENERGEHSYLQEPIGIFHEQSEPSNEEHGTHGLSDRSSDIDGGMVDDINGQESAAIIEDWQEQGTESEERDWQSFTSVEFNNLRENGGRDMDRNWQEISVHGWLQETSRNETGEHNRPQETHSELHDDGSQEAVDNWLEGPSAREPVDTFFLQDDDNVYNMELRELLSRRRVSNLLHSGFRESLDQLIQSYVERQGRAPVEWEEHETLPSPGDEQDPEQQTEDQNNGLSVVVETPAPHSLPGLPSQSLWDQELHHANWPQYNTHQRLGIEWDIINDLKVDMARLQQRLNNMQRMLEACMDMQLELQRSVRQEVSAALNRSMGLAEASENSSPKDLSKWDHVRKGICCRCCDCSIDSLLYRCGHMCTCSKCANELVEGKGKCPMCRAPVIEVIRAYSIQ, from the exons ATGGCTGTTGCGGATTTACACAATCTTTCTGTGATTGAGTCATCATTCCTTAGAGAGTCTCAGCCTTCTTCATCAAGGCAGAGCTCTGATGAAGGGAGGGCAAGCGCCCGGGCATCCTCGCTCCTGCAAATGTGGCGAGAACTTGAGGATGAGCATTTGGTGAGCCATGCCCAAGATAGAGAGAGATTGCAGCGTCAGAGAACTGATGCATTCAATGCTGACCTCCTGATCCTGAACTTACCTGAAAGCCAAGGAAGTGAACAGAGGGGTAGTTCAGAGGCTGCGACTGAGAGTGAGAATGAATGCGAAACATGGTCGCAAGGTCAAACAGATTCTAGGAATTATCATGAGGATCGCAATAGTTCTATATGGGAGCAGTCCCATGATTTTGGGGAAGTTGAAAGGGAGAGGGTAAGGCAAATATTTCGGGAATGGATGACTAGTGGTGCAGGGGAACATACCTCAGGTGTTCCTCAAAGGAACAGCAATTCAAGGGCACAATGGCTTGGTGAAAATGAGCGTGAGAGGGTCAGGGTTGTAAGGGAGTGGATACAAATGACTAGTGAGCATAGAGCCAATTATGGTAGCAGTAGCGATGAACAAGCTGATGAAATCTGTGCTCAGATTGAAAGAGTTCGTGATGGATTGGTTGTTAATCATTTTGAGGGCCAAACTGAACACGCCCGGAGGGATATTCGTAGACTATGTGGTAGACAAGCTCTGCTGGATATGCTACTGAGGAGTCAAAGGGAAAGACAAGGAGAGCTACAGGGTCTGTTGGAGCATCGGGCAGTGTCAAATTTCGCTTATCGCAATCGCATTCAG TCATTACTCAGGGGTAGATTCTTGCGAAATGGAAGATTGGTTAAGGAAGAGAGACCAACTTCTGTAGCAGCGAGTGAATTAGGTTTATTAAGACAAAGACATACTGTATCTGGTTTAAG GGGTGGATTCTTCTCCAGATTGGACAGTATTGGACATGGTCATGTAAGCACTGACAATTCTGACATCTCATCTAACAATGAAATTAATGGTTTTGGAAGTGAAGGTCAAGCAGACAGTTCACAGGAGGTCCTAGGTGAAGTCACTGAACAATCCGTGCATGATGTTGAGGAAAGTGACATCCATGGGCTCTCCGGTAACACGCAACACTTAGGAGGCAATACAGTTAATGATGTAAATTATGATGAATCTGCTGCTGCGGGAGGGGTGTGGCAGGAGCAAGTttcagaaaatgaagaaagggaCTGGCAACAGACCGCAGCTATTGAGTTTAGTGATGGGAGAGAGAGTTCTGGAGAGGACATGGATGGAAATCTGCATGGAAGCGCTTCTAATGAATGGTTCCAAGAAACTTCAGAAAATGAAAGAGGAGAGCACAGTTATCTGCAAGAGCCCATTGGGATATTTCATGAACAGTCTGAGCCTAGTAATGAGGAACATGGGACACATGGATTATCTGATCGGTCAAGTGATATAGATGGTGGCATGGTTGATGATATAAATGGGCAAGAATCAGCTGCCATAATAGAAGATTGGCAGGAACAAGGGACTGAAAGTGAAGAAAGAGACTGGCAAAGTTTCACCAGTGTGGAATTTAATAATTTGAGAGAGAATGGAGGACGTGATATGGATAGAAATTGGCAGGAGATTTCTGTTCATGGATGGTTACAAGAAACATCAAGAAATGAAACTGGTGAACACAATCGTCCGCAAGAAACCCATTCAGAGTTGCATGATGATGGTTCTCAAGAAGCTGTTGACAATTGGTTAGAAGGGCCTTCTGCTCGAGAACCTGTTGATACATTTTTTTTACAAGACGATGATAATGTGTACAATATGGAACTGAGGGAACTTCTAAGCAG GAGACGTGTCTCTAATCTTCTTCATAGTGGTTTCCGTGAGAGTTTAGACCAGCTGATACAGTCATATGTGGAAAGGCAAGGCCGTGCTCCTGTTGAGTGGGAGGAGCATGAAACATTGCCTTCTCCTGGTGATGAGCAAGATCCGGAGCAGCAGACTGAAGATCAAAATAATGGTCTGTCGGTTGTTGTTGAAACACCTGCACCACATTCACTCCCGGGGCTTCCATCTCAGTCGCTTTGGGACCAGGAATTACACCATGCTAATTGGCCGCAGTACAACACACATCAGCGCTTGGGAATT GAGTGGGACATCATTAATGATTTGAAGGTAGACATGGCTAGGCTTCAGCAGCGATTGAACAATATGCAGAGGATGCTAGAAGCCTGTATGGACATGCAACTTGAGCTCCAGCGGTCAGTAAGACAAGAAGTTTCTGCAGCTCTGAACCGGTCCATGGGTTTAGCAG AGGCATCCGAAAATTCTTCACCAAAGGATTTGTCCAAATGGGATCATGTGAGGAAAGGAATCTGCTGTAGATGCTGTGATTGCAGTATTGATTCTTTACTGTATAG ATGTGGGCACATGTGCACGTGTTCAAAATGTGCAAATGAGTTGGTTGAAGGCAAGGGAAAATGTCCAATGTGCCGGGCACCAGTCATTGAGGTTATCCGCGCATATTCCATCCAATAA
- the LOC131149431 gene encoding uncharacterized protein LOC131149431 isoform X1 — protein sequence MAVADLHNLSVIESSFLRESQPSSSRQSSDEGRASARASSLLQMWRELEDEHLVSHAQDRERLQRQRTDAFNADLLILNLPESQGSEQRGSSEAATESENECETWSQGQTDSRNYHEDRNSSIWEQSHDFGEVERERVRQIFREWMTSGAGEHTSGVPQRNSNSRAQWLGENERERVRVVREWIQMTSEHRANYGSSSDEQADEICAQIERVRDGLVVNHFEGQTEHARRDIRRLCGRQALLDMLLRSQRERQGELQGLLEHRAVSNFAYRNRIQSLLRGRFLRNGRLVKEERPTSVAASELGLLRQRHTVSGLRGGFFSRLDSIGHGHVSTDNSDISSNNEINGFGSEGQADSSQEVLGEVTEQSVHDVEESDIHGLSGNTQHLGGNTVNDVNYDESAAAGGVWQEQVSENEERDWQQTAAIEFSDGRESSGEDMDGNLHGSASNEWFQETSENERGEHSYLQEPIGIFHEQSEPSNEEHGTHGLSDRSSDIDGGMVDDINGQESAAIIEDWQEQGTESEERDWQSFTSVEFNNLRENGGRDMDRNWQEISVHGWLQETSRNETGEHNRPQETHSELHDDGSQEAVDNWLEGPSAREPVDTFFLQDDDNVYNMELRELLSRRRVSNLLHSGFRESLDQLIQSYVERQGRAPVEWEEHETLPSPGDEQDPEQQTEDQNNGLSVVVETPAPHSLPGLPSQSLWDQELHHANWPQYNTHQRLGIQEWDIINDLKVDMARLQQRLNNMQRMLEACMDMQLELQRSVRQEVSAALNRSMGLAEASENSSPKDLSKWDHVRKGICCRCCDCSIDSLLYRCGHMCTCSKCANELVEGKGKCPMCRAPVIEVIRAYSIQ from the exons ATGGCTGTTGCGGATTTACACAATCTTTCTGTGATTGAGTCATCATTCCTTAGAGAGTCTCAGCCTTCTTCATCAAGGCAGAGCTCTGATGAAGGGAGGGCAAGCGCCCGGGCATCCTCGCTCCTGCAAATGTGGCGAGAACTTGAGGATGAGCATTTGGTGAGCCATGCCCAAGATAGAGAGAGATTGCAGCGTCAGAGAACTGATGCATTCAATGCTGACCTCCTGATCCTGAACTTACCTGAAAGCCAAGGAAGTGAACAGAGGGGTAGTTCAGAGGCTGCGACTGAGAGTGAGAATGAATGCGAAACATGGTCGCAAGGTCAAACAGATTCTAGGAATTATCATGAGGATCGCAATAGTTCTATATGGGAGCAGTCCCATGATTTTGGGGAAGTTGAAAGGGAGAGGGTAAGGCAAATATTTCGGGAATGGATGACTAGTGGTGCAGGGGAACATACCTCAGGTGTTCCTCAAAGGAACAGCAATTCAAGGGCACAATGGCTTGGTGAAAATGAGCGTGAGAGGGTCAGGGTTGTAAGGGAGTGGATACAAATGACTAGTGAGCATAGAGCCAATTATGGTAGCAGTAGCGATGAACAAGCTGATGAAATCTGTGCTCAGATTGAAAGAGTTCGTGATGGATTGGTTGTTAATCATTTTGAGGGCCAAACTGAACACGCCCGGAGGGATATTCGTAGACTATGTGGTAGACAAGCTCTGCTGGATATGCTACTGAGGAGTCAAAGGGAAAGACAAGGAGAGCTACAGGGTCTGTTGGAGCATCGGGCAGTGTCAAATTTCGCTTATCGCAATCGCATTCAG TCATTACTCAGGGGTAGATTCTTGCGAAATGGAAGATTGGTTAAGGAAGAGAGACCAACTTCTGTAGCAGCGAGTGAATTAGGTTTATTAAGACAAAGACATACTGTATCTGGTTTAAG GGGTGGATTCTTCTCCAGATTGGACAGTATTGGACATGGTCATGTAAGCACTGACAATTCTGACATCTCATCTAACAATGAAATTAATGGTTTTGGAAGTGAAGGTCAAGCAGACAGTTCACAGGAGGTCCTAGGTGAAGTCACTGAACAATCCGTGCATGATGTTGAGGAAAGTGACATCCATGGGCTCTCCGGTAACACGCAACACTTAGGAGGCAATACAGTTAATGATGTAAATTATGATGAATCTGCTGCTGCGGGAGGGGTGTGGCAGGAGCAAGTttcagaaaatgaagaaagggaCTGGCAACAGACCGCAGCTATTGAGTTTAGTGATGGGAGAGAGAGTTCTGGAGAGGACATGGATGGAAATCTGCATGGAAGCGCTTCTAATGAATGGTTCCAAGAAACTTCAGAAAATGAAAGAGGAGAGCACAGTTATCTGCAAGAGCCCATTGGGATATTTCATGAACAGTCTGAGCCTAGTAATGAGGAACATGGGACACATGGATTATCTGATCGGTCAAGTGATATAGATGGTGGCATGGTTGATGATATAAATGGGCAAGAATCAGCTGCCATAATAGAAGATTGGCAGGAACAAGGGACTGAAAGTGAAGAAAGAGACTGGCAAAGTTTCACCAGTGTGGAATTTAATAATTTGAGAGAGAATGGAGGACGTGATATGGATAGAAATTGGCAGGAGATTTCTGTTCATGGATGGTTACAAGAAACATCAAGAAATGAAACTGGTGAACACAATCGTCCGCAAGAAACCCATTCAGAGTTGCATGATGATGGTTCTCAAGAAGCTGTTGACAATTGGTTAGAAGGGCCTTCTGCTCGAGAACCTGTTGATACATTTTTTTTACAAGACGATGATAATGTGTACAATATGGAACTGAGGGAACTTCTAAGCAG GAGACGTGTCTCTAATCTTCTTCATAGTGGTTTCCGTGAGAGTTTAGACCAGCTGATACAGTCATATGTGGAAAGGCAAGGCCGTGCTCCTGTTGAGTGGGAGGAGCATGAAACATTGCCTTCTCCTGGTGATGAGCAAGATCCGGAGCAGCAGACTGAAGATCAAAATAATGGTCTGTCGGTTGTTGTTGAAACACCTGCACCACATTCACTCCCGGGGCTTCCATCTCAGTCGCTTTGGGACCAGGAATTACACCATGCTAATTGGCCGCAGTACAACACACATCAGCGCTTGGGAATT CAGGAGTGGGACATCATTAATGATTTGAAGGTAGACATGGCTAGGCTTCAGCAGCGATTGAACAATATGCAGAGGATGCTAGAAGCCTGTATGGACATGCAACTTGAGCTCCAGCGGTCAGTAAGACAAGAAGTTTCTGCAGCTCTGAACCGGTCCATGGGTTTAGCAG AGGCATCCGAAAATTCTTCACCAAAGGATTTGTCCAAATGGGATCATGTGAGGAAAGGAATCTGCTGTAGATGCTGTGATTGCAGTATTGATTCTTTACTGTATAG ATGTGGGCACATGTGCACGTGTTCAAAATGTGCAAATGAGTTGGTTGAAGGCAAGGGAAAATGTCCAATGTGCCGGGCACCAGTCATTGAGGTTATCCGCGCATATTCCATCCAATAA